The Rhodobacter sp. CZR27 genome includes a window with the following:
- the tuf gene encoding elongation factor Tu, with the protein MAKAKFERTKPHVNIGTIGHVDHGKTTLTAAITKYFGEFRAYDQIDGAPEERARGITISTAHVEYESDTRHYAHVDCPGHADYVKNMITGAAQMDGAILVVSAADGPMPQTREHILLGRQVGIPYMVVFMNKVDQVDDPELLELVEMEIRELLSSYDYPGDDIPIIKGSALHAMNGTEKEIGEDAIRALIAAVDEYIPTPARAVDQPFLMPVEDVFSISGRGTVATGRIERGVVKVGEELEIVGIRPSKKTVCTGVEMFRKLLDQGEAGDNVGLLLRGVDRDGIERGQVLCKPGSVKPHTKFEAEAYILTKEEGGRHTPFFANYRPQFYFRTTDVTGTVQLPEGTEMVMPGDNLKFNVELIAPIAMEEKLRFAIREGGRTVGAGVVSKIIA; encoded by the coding sequence ATGGCAAAGGCAAAGTTCGAGCGGACGAAACCGCACGTCAACATCGGCACGATCGGCCACGTTGACCACGGCAAGACGACGCTGACGGCCGCGATCACCAAGTACTTCGGCGAATTCCGCGCCTACGACCAGATCGACGGCGCCCCGGAAGAGCGCGCCCGCGGCATCACGATCTCGACCGCCCACGTGGAATACGAGTCGGACACCCGCCACTACGCCCACGTCGACTGCCCCGGCCACGCCGACTACGTGAAGAACATGATCACCGGTGCCGCCCAGATGGACGGCGCGATCCTCGTGGTGTCGGCCGCCGACGGCCCGATGCCGCAGACCCGCGAGCACATCCTGCTCGGCCGCCAGGTGGGCATCCCCTACATGGTCGTGTTCATGAACAAGGTCGACCAGGTCGATGACCCGGAACTTCTCGAACTGGTCGAGATGGAGATCCGTGAGCTGCTGTCGTCCTATGACTACCCCGGCGACGACATCCCGATCATCAAGGGCTCGGCGCTGCATGCGATGAATGGCACCGAGAAGGAAATCGGCGAGGACGCGATCCGCGCCCTGATCGCCGCCGTTGACGAGTACATCCCGACCCCGGCCCGCGCCGTGGACCAGCCGTTCCTGATGCCGGTCGAGGACGTGTTCTCGATCTCGGGCCGCGGCACCGTGGCCACCGGCCGCATCGAGCGCGGCGTGGTGAAGGTGGGCGAGGAACTCGAGATCGTCGGCATCCGCCCGTCGAAGAAGACGGTCTGCACCGGCGTCGAGATGTTCCGCAAGCTGCTCGACCAGGGCGAGGCGGGCGACAACGTCGGTCTGCTGCTGCGTGGCGTGGACCGCGACGGGATCGAGCGCGGCCAGGTGCTGTGCAAGCCCGGCTCGGTGAAGCCGCACACGAAGTTCGAGGCCGAGGCCTACATCCTCACGAAAGAGGAAGGCGGCCGCCACACCCCGTTCTTCGCGAACTACCGTCCGCAGTTCTACTTCCGCACCACCGACGTGACCGGCACGGTTCAACTGCCGGAAGGCACCGAGATGGTGATGCCGGGCGACAACCTGAAGTTCAACGTCGAGCTGATCGCGCCGATCGCCATGGAAGAGAAGCTCCGCTTCGCCATCCGTGAAGGCGGCCGCACCGTCGGCGCCGGCGTCGTCTCGAAAATCATCGCGTAA
- the rpsJ gene encoding 30S ribosomal protein S10, translating into MQGQTIRIRLKAFDYRVLDASTQEIVNTAKRTGAQVRGPIPLPNKIEKFTVLRGPHIDKKSRDQWEIRTHKRLLDIVDPTPQTVDALMKLDLAAGVDIQIKV; encoded by the coding sequence ATGCAAGGTCAGACTATCCGCATCAGGCTGAAAGCCTTCGATTACCGGGTGCTGGACGCCAGCACCCAGGAAATCGTGAACACGGCGAAGCGGACCGGCGCGCAAGTGCGCGGCCCGATCCCGCTGCCGAACAAGATCGAGAAGTTCACCGTTCTCCGCGGTCCGCACATCGACAAGAAGTCGCGCGACCAGTGGGAGATCCGGACGCACAAGCGCCTTCTCGACATCGTCGATCCGACCCCGCAGACCGTGGACGCGCTGATGAAGCTCGACCTCGCGGCCGGCGTGGACATCCAGATCAAGGTTTGA
- the rpsL gene encoding 30S ribosomal protein S12: protein MPTIQQLIRKPREPKRVRSKSQHLESCPQKRGVCTRVYTTTPKKPNSAMRKVAKVRLTNGFEVISYIPGEKHNLQEHSVVLIRGGRVKDLPGVRYHILRGVLDTQGVKDRRQRRSKYGAKRPK from the coding sequence ATGCCAACGATCCAACAGCTCATCCGCAAGCCGCGGGAGCCGAAACGAGTCCGCTCCAAGTCCCAGCACCTGGAGTCCTGCCCGCAGAAGCGTGGCGTCTGCACGCGCGTCTACACCACGACGCCGAAGAAGCCGAACTCCGCTATGCGTAAGGTCGCCAAGGTCCGCCTGACCAACGGCTTCGAGGTGATCTCCTACATCCCCGGCGAGAAGCACAACCTGCAAGAGCACTCCGTCGTGCTCATCCGCGGCGGCCGCGTGAAGGACCTTCCGGGCGTTCGCTACCACATCCTGCGCGGTGTCCTCGATACCCAGGGTGTCAAAGATCGTCGTCAACGCCGTTCGAAATACGGCGCGAAGCGTCCGAAATAA
- the fusA gene encoding elongation factor G: protein MAREYPLELYRNFGIMAHIDAGKTTTTERILYYTGKSHKIGEVHDGAATMDWMEQEQERGITITSAATTTFWERTEDGKTPMTPKHRFNIIDTPGHVDFTIEVERSLAVLDGAVCLLDANAGVEPQTETVWRQADRYKVPRIVFVNKMDKIGADFFNCVKMIKDRTGATPAPIALPIGAEDKLEGIIDLVTMKEWVYQGEDLGASWEIRDVRDSLKAEAEEWRGKLIELAVEQDDEAMEAYLEGNEPDVPTLRKLIRKGCLSMSFVPVTAGSAFKNKGVQPVLNSVIDYLPSPLDVPAYMGFAPGDETETRNIARSADDAQPFAALAFKIMNDPFVGSLTFTRIYSGVLKKGDQMVNSTKGKRERVGRMMMMHAINREEIDEAFAGDIIALAGLKETTTGDTLCDPNNQVVLETMTFPEPVIEIAVEPKTKADQEKMGLALARLAAEDPSFRVETDFESGQTIMKGMGELHLDILVDRMKREFKVEANIGAPQVAYRETISRAAEIDYTHKKQTGGTGQFARVKLQIEPVEPGQGYSFESKIVGGAVPKEYIPGVEKGIKSVMDSGPLAGFPVIDFKVALVDGAFHDVDSSVLAFEIAARAGMREGLKKAGAKLLEPIMKVEVVTPEEYTGGIIGDLTSRRGMVQGQDTRGNANVINAFVPLANMFGYINTLRSMSSGRAVFTMHFDHYDAVPQNISDEIQKKYA, encoded by the coding sequence ATGGCACGCGAATACCCCCTCGAGCTGTACCGTAACTTCGGGATCATGGCTCACATCGACGCCGGCAAGACGACGACGACCGAGCGGATCCTCTACTACACCGGCAAGTCCCACAAGATCGGCGAGGTGCATGACGGCGCCGCGACGATGGACTGGATGGAGCAGGAGCAGGAGCGGGGCATCACCATCACCTCGGCCGCGACCACGACCTTCTGGGAGCGCACCGAGGACGGCAAGACCCCGATGACGCCGAAGCACCGCTTCAACATCATCGACACCCCCGGACACGTCGACTTCACCATCGAGGTCGAGCGTTCGCTGGCGGTGCTTGACGGGGCCGTGTGCCTTCTGGACGCCAACGCCGGCGTCGAGCCCCAGACGGAAACCGTCTGGCGCCAGGCCGACCGCTACAAGGTTCCGCGGATCGTGTTCGTCAACAAGATGGACAAGATCGGCGCCGACTTCTTCAACTGCGTGAAGATGATCAAGGACCGCACCGGCGCGACCCCCGCCCCGATCGCCCTGCCGATCGGCGCCGAGGACAAGCTGGAAGGCATCATCGACCTCGTGACGATGAAGGAATGGGTTTACCAGGGTGAAGACCTTGGCGCTTCGTGGGAAATCCGCGACGTGCGCGACTCGCTCAAGGCGGAAGCCGAAGAGTGGCGCGGCAAGCTGATCGAACTCGCCGTCGAGCAGGACGACGAGGCGATGGAAGCCTACCTCGAAGGCAACGAGCCCGACGTCCCGACCCTGCGGAAGCTGATCCGCAAGGGCTGCCTCTCCATGTCCTTCGTTCCGGTGACCGCGGGCTCCGCGTTCAAGAACAAGGGCGTGCAGCCGGTCCTGAACTCGGTGATCGACTACCTGCCGTCGCCGCTCGACGTGCCGGCCTACATGGGCTTCGCCCCGGGCGACGAGACCGAAACGCGCAACATCGCGCGCTCGGCCGACGACGCGCAGCCCTTCGCGGCGCTGGCGTTCAAGATCATGAACGACCCCTTCGTGGGCTCGCTCACCTTCACCCGCATCTACTCGGGCGTGCTCAAGAAGGGTGACCAGATGGTCAACTCGACGAAGGGCAAGCGCGAGCGCGTGGGCCGGATGATGATGATGCACGCCATCAACCGGGAAGAGATCGACGAAGCCTTCGCGGGCGACATCATCGCGCTGGCCGGTCTGAAAGAGACCACCACCGGCGACACGCTCTGCGACCCGAACAATCAGGTCGTCCTGGAAACCATGACCTTCCCCGAGCCGGTGATCGAGATCGCCGTCGAGCCGAAGACCAAGGCCGACCAGGAGAAGATGGGTCTGGCGCTCGCGCGTCTGGCCGCCGAGGACCCGTCCTTCCGCGTCGAGACCGACTTCGAGTCGGGGCAGACGATCATGAAGGGCATGGGCGAACTTCACCTCGACATCCTCGTCGACCGGATGAAGCGCGAGTTCAAGGTCGAGGCGAACATCGGTGCGCCGCAGGTGGCCTACCGCGAGACCATCTCGCGTGCGGCCGAGATCGACTACACCCACAAGAAGCAGACCGGCGGCACGGGCCAGTTCGCCCGCGTCAAGCTTCAGATCGAACCGGTCGAGCCGGGCCAGGGCTACTCGTTCGAGTCGAAGATCGTCGGTGGCGCGGTGCCGAAGGAATACATCCCCGGCGTCGAGAAGGGCATCAAGTCGGTCATGGACTCGGGTCCGCTCGCGGGCTTCCCGGTCATCGACTTCAAGGTCGCGCTGGTTGACGGTGCGTTCCACGACGTCGACTCGTCGGTTCTCGCCTTCGAGATCGCGGCCCGGGCCGGGATGCGCGAAGGCCTGAAGAAGGCCGGCGCGAAGCTGCTCGAGCCGATCATGAAGGTCGAAGTGGTGACCCCGGAGGAATACACCGGCGGCATCATCGGCGACCTGACCTCGCGGCGCGGCATGGTGCAGGGCCAGGACACTCGCGGCAACGCGAACGTGATCAACGCCTTCGTTCCGCTGGCCAACATGTTCGGCTACATCAACACGCTGCGCTCGATGTCCTCGGGCCGCGCCGTGTTCACCATGCACTTCGACCACTACGACGCGGTGCCGCAGAACATCTCGGACGAGATCCAGAAGAAATACGCCTAA
- the rpsG gene encoding 30S ribosomal protein S7, which translates to MSRRHAAEKREILPDAKFGDTVLTKFMNNLMIDGKKSVAESIVYNALDRVQTRLKREPLEAFHEALDNVKPSVEVRSRRVGGATYQVPVEVRTERREALAIRWLITAARKRNENTMEERLAAELADACNNRGTAVKKREDTHKMADANKAFSHYRW; encoded by the coding sequence ATGTCCCGTCGTCACGCAGCCGAGAAGCGCGAAATCCTGCCCGACGCCAAGTTCGGCGATACGGTGCTGACCAAGTTCATGAACAACCTGATGATCGACGGCAAGAAGTCGGTCGCGGAATCGATCGTCTACAACGCGCTCGACCGGGTCCAGACCCGTCTGAAGCGCGAGCCGCTCGAAGCCTTCCACGAGGCGCTCGACAACGTGAAGCCCTCGGTCGAGGTGCGCTCGCGCCGCGTCGGCGGGGCCACCTACCAGGTTCCGGTCGAAGTCCGCACCGAGCGCCGTGAGGCCCTTGCGATCCGCTGGCTGATCACCGCCGCGCGCAAGCGCAACGAGAACACCATGGAAGAGCGTCTCGCCGCCGAGCTCGCCGATGCCTGCAACAACCGCGGGACGGCCGTGAAGAAGCGGGAAGACACCCACAAGATGGCCGACGCGAACAAGGCGTTCAGCCATTACCGCTGGTAA
- a CDS encoding DMT family transporter, producing MPLSDNLRGAIAMNVAMAAFTVNDALMKAVTQSLPLFEAIALRGLVTLPFLFLYGSSVGGLRFRLPRPDRKLLSIRVGADVLATVTYLSALMVLPLANLVAILQSLPLAVTLAAAVVLKEPLGWRRMLAILAGFGGVLLIVRPGAEGFSVWSLLGLASVACVVARDLATRRLGPAVPSATIAIWTSLAVTVMGIAGALVAGLQPVSLREALLILVAAGALILGYLFIVAAMRAGDIGFVSPFRYTGLIWAIGLGWLMFGNLPDAMTLAGSAIVAAAGIFTLWREARLARRQEAPVDIPRDSPYTPPT from the coding sequence TTGCCCCTCTCGGACAATCTGCGCGGCGCGATCGCCATGAACGTGGCGATGGCGGCCTTCACGGTGAACGACGCCCTGATGAAGGCGGTGACGCAGAGCCTGCCGCTGTTCGAGGCCATCGCGCTGCGCGGCCTCGTCACGCTGCCGTTCCTGTTCCTGTATGGCTCGAGCGTCGGCGGCCTGCGCTTCCGGCTGCCCCGTCCCGACCGAAAGCTGCTGTCGATCCGGGTGGGCGCGGACGTGCTGGCGACGGTCACCTACCTTTCGGCGCTGATGGTGCTGCCGCTCGCGAACCTCGTGGCGATCCTGCAGTCGCTGCCACTGGCTGTCACGCTTGCGGCGGCGGTTGTCCTGAAGGAGCCGCTGGGCTGGCGCCGGATGCTGGCGATCCTCGCAGGCTTCGGGGGTGTTCTGCTGATCGTGCGCCCGGGGGCCGAAGGATTCAGTGTCTGGTCGCTGCTCGGCCTTGCCTCGGTCGCCTGCGTGGTGGCGCGGGATCTGGCGACGCGACGGCTCGGACCGGCGGTGCCCTCCGCCACCATTGCGATCTGGACCTCGCTCGCGGTGACCGTGATGGGGATTGCGGGCGCCCTCGTCGCGGGGCTTCAGCCGGTCAGCCTGCGCGAGGCACTGCTGATCCTTGTCGCCGCCGGGGCGCTGATCCTGGGTTATCTGTTCATCGTGGCCGCGATGCGGGCGGGCGACATCGGCTTCGTCTCGCCCTTTCGATACACCGGCCTGATCTGGGCCATCGGCCTCGGCTGGCTCATGTTCGGCAACCTTCCGGACGCGATGACGCTGGCCGGATCGGCCATCGTGGCGGCGGCGGGGATCTTCACCCTCTGGCGCGAGGCGCGGCTTGCCCGCCGGCAGGAGGCGCCTGTTGACATCCCCCGCGACTCCCCCTATACGCCGCCTACCTGA